The Streptococcus iniae genome contains the following window.
TCAAATGCCCCACATGTTCCATAAACTCTTGGTCTTGCCTATATTTCATATAGTATCACCTCTCATGGCCATATTATATCATATTTGCTTAAATCAAACTGAAAATAAGTATTCCTGCTGCCACAGCTACATTTAAACTTTCTGCTTGCCCAGGCATGTTAATATGGACTAATTGACTGGACAGCTCTGCCATCTCAGGGCTAATGCCCTGACCTTCATTGCCCATAACCAAAACAAAAGAATCCGGTTTTTCAATTTTTTGATAGTCTATAGAGTACTCTGATAGAGTCGTTGCCAAAACAGCTATCCCATTTTCTGTCATTTGCCGGCAATAATCGTAGACATTTGTTCGCCACACAGGTAAGTGAAAATGACTACCTTGCATAGACCTGATGGTTTTTGGATTATAAAGATCCGCTGATTTTTCCGATAAAATAACCCCATCAAAACCTGCTGCATCAGCAGTTCTTACCAGGGTTCCCAAATTTCCAGGATCTTGAACATCCTCTAACAAGAGGTATTTCCCAGGAAAGTTGCAAGGACTACCAAAATCAGGAAAGGCAATCTCAGCAATAATTCCTTGAGGTGTTGGAGAAT
Protein-coding sequences here:
- a CDS encoding TrmH family RNA methyltransferase, translated to MIISSKANPLIKSSKKLLVKKNRKTSYLIEGWHLFEEALKSKQRFLNIFVEEEMCSRIPEHLPITCVTFEVLKELTDSPTPQGIIAEIAFPDFGSPCNFPGKYLLLEDVQDPGNLGTLVRTADAAGFDGVILSEKSADLYNPKTIRSMQGSHFHLPVWRTNVYDYCRQMTENGIAVLATTLSEYSIDYQKIEKPDSFVLVMGNEGQGISPEMAELSSQLVHINMPGQAESLNVAVAAGILIFSLI